In one Oncorhynchus nerka isolate Pitt River linkage group LG7, Oner_Uvic_2.0, whole genome shotgun sequence genomic region, the following are encoded:
- the LOC115132801 gene encoding transcription factor HES-4-B-like isoform X2 — protein MPADTMEKQTASPIAGAPANASHTPDKPKNASEHRKSSKPIMEKRRRARINESLGQLKTLILDALKKDSSRHSKLEKADILEMTVKHLRNLQRVQMTALSADNTVLSKYRAGFNECMNEVTRFLSTSEGVNTEVKSRLLNHLSGSLGQMIAMNYSQPTPTQQAHLAQPLHVQLPSTVPSSVSMGSKLSTVEALSPKVFGGFQLVPATDGQFAFLIPNPAFASASTPVIPLYANAGVPMSVNASPVHCSSAPTASSPVHGMTSFVGVSQAVSPVGVSTGSESTEAVWRPW, from the exons ATGCCAGCCGACACCATGGAGAAACAAACGGCATCCCCTATTGCTGGTGCACCTGCAAATGCTTCCCATACTCCAGACAAACCCAAGAATGCCAGCGAGCATAGAAAG TCCTCAAAGCCAATCATGGAGAAACGTAGGAGAGCGAGGATAAACGAAAGCCTTGGCCAACTCAAGACACTCATCCTCGATGCACTTAAAAAAGAT AGTTCCAGACATTCTAAATTGGAGAAAGCCGATATTCTGGAAATGACAGTGAAGCATTTACGGAATTTACAGCGTGTGCAGATGACTG CGTTGTCAGCAGACAATACTGTCCTCAGTAAATACCGGGCGGGATTCAACGAATGCATGAACGAGGTCACTCGCTTCTTGTCCACCAGCGAGGGGGTGAACACGGAGGTGAAGTCGCGGCTTCTCAACCACCTGTCAGGTTCCCTAGGCCAGATGATCGCCATGAACTACTCACAGCCAACCCCAACTCAACAGGCTCACCTTGCGCAGCCTCTTCACGTGCAGCTACCTTCTACCGTGCCCAGCAGTGTCTCTATGGGTTCCAAACTCAGCACCGTGGAAGCCTTGTCTCCAAAAGTTTTCGGGGGGTTCCAGCTTGTGCCTGCCACCGATGGACAGTTTGCCTTTCTTATTCCCAACCCTGCATTCGCCTCAGCATCAACCCCAGTCATCCCTCTGTATGCTAACGCAGGTGTACCTATGTCGGTTAACGCCAGTCCTGTCCACTGCAGCTCTGCGCCAACAGCATCATCCCCAGTCCATGGGATGACATCATTCGTCGGTGTTTCTCAGGCCGTCAGCCCTGTCGGTGTCAGCACTGGTTCGGAGAGCACTGAGGCTGTTTGGCGACCCTGGTAG
- the LOC115132801 gene encoding transcription factor HES-4-B-like isoform X1 gives MPADTMEKQTASPIAGAPANASHTPDKPKNASEHRKSSKPIMEKRRRARINESLGQLKTLILDALKKDSSRHSKLEKADILEMTVKHLRNLQRVQMTAALSADNTVLSKYRAGFNECMNEVTRFLSTSEGVNTEVKSRLLNHLSGSLGQMIAMNYSQPTPTQQAHLAQPLHVQLPSTVPSSVSMGSKLSTVEALSPKVFGGFQLVPATDGQFAFLIPNPAFASASTPVIPLYANAGVPMSVNASPVHCSSAPTASSPVHGMTSFVGVSQAVSPVGVSTGSESTEAVWRPW, from the exons ATGCCAGCCGACACCATGGAGAAACAAACGGCATCCCCTATTGCTGGTGCACCTGCAAATGCTTCCCATACTCCAGACAAACCCAAGAATGCCAGCGAGCATAGAAAG TCCTCAAAGCCAATCATGGAGAAACGTAGGAGAGCGAGGATAAACGAAAGCCTTGGCCAACTCAAGACACTCATCCTCGATGCACTTAAAAAAGAT AGTTCCAGACATTCTAAATTGGAGAAAGCCGATATTCTGGAAATGACAGTGAAGCATTTACGGAATTTACAGCGTGTGCAGATGACTG CAGCGTTGTCAGCAGACAATACTGTCCTCAGTAAATACCGGGCGGGATTCAACGAATGCATGAACGAGGTCACTCGCTTCTTGTCCACCAGCGAGGGGGTGAACACGGAGGTGAAGTCGCGGCTTCTCAACCACCTGTCAGGTTCCCTAGGCCAGATGATCGCCATGAACTACTCACAGCCAACCCCAACTCAACAGGCTCACCTTGCGCAGCCTCTTCACGTGCAGCTACCTTCTACCGTGCCCAGCAGTGTCTCTATGGGTTCCAAACTCAGCACCGTGGAAGCCTTGTCTCCAAAAGTTTTCGGGGGGTTCCAGCTTGTGCCTGCCACCGATGGACAGTTTGCCTTTCTTATTCCCAACCCTGCATTCGCCTCAGCATCAACCCCAGTCATCCCTCTGTATGCTAACGCAGGTGTACCTATGTCGGTTAACGCCAGTCCTGTCCACTGCAGCTCTGCGCCAACAGCATCATCCCCAGTCCATGGGATGACATCATTCGTCGGTGTTTCTCAGGCCGTCAGCCCTGTCGGTGTCAGCACTGGTTCGGAGAGCACTGAGGCTGTTTGGCGACCCTGGTAG